DNA from Cyprinus carpio isolate SPL01 chromosome B3, ASM1834038v1, whole genome shotgun sequence:
ctatatagctacaaaaactagtttgtaacctgtagatgaaaatgtaatgtgaggcgccgtcaccgttttaatgacggacaaaaaaactaaattcacatttgcacacattcgctggtcaaaaactatatattgataagtaatacaacaacatataatttgttttttaccattggaaaatcataacaggtgcgcccccgcgctgtttcgtactggaacttacacaaagcgacgagtgatcctcgtcacctagataacatatatatgaaatttcttctttgatttatgattgctgatacacttaatttattaacatttaggctaatcatgttatggtatactctccgctcgtcctcacatgtataaaattagtaaaacatggttttactacagtaatgtagtagtaactaaaaaaaaattacagaagatcacagtgaaatctttatattttatcatgcagaatgtaattcatgattcattccaaggcttcatttatttgatccaaaatacagcaaaaacagtaatattgtgtaatattttttctattttaaataactgttttctatttgaatatattttaaaatgtaatttatttttgtgatcaaagctgaattttcagcatcattactccagttcagtactcttcaggtgtcacgtgatccttcagaaatgcttttcactgcaactgtacttttcacactatttttatttatttttttcattgctggcttattttagggaaagtgtagtgaataagaaacctttaagagaccaacatccctcgtccaccacagtatcaaatttttgccagataggcggatacatgttggatatgttatagtaacggtatggctatagtttcttataatctggaattgagttggacataattacttaaattgtatttcaaaaaagtttgtcaaaaatacttgactcattgctcaccttcccctcttctcaatgtcattcataatcatgttaaccaaataatacaaattagcttataaaaccaaacagaatatctaaaaaagagaatatatatggGAGAGGGACATCCCAGTGGATCACAGTgaagtcataaacatcttcaaGCACATGGCTCACAGAAGGTTGCTGTTGTAATTAGGTTTAGAGAAGCCCTTAAAACCCtgtttatctatattatctaattatctaatattattattatggttgttatttattgtgaataaatctaaagcttttgagactattattttgtgttattgaatttgtcatgaagatgtgaccatttcttccttttatgcaggcttactaaataatcttgatataaaaaaagggaggggggtgccctttttcagtttcagcacatgcccctcaaaaggtctgtgcacggccctgagAGGGGCCAAGGGGCACATTAAAAATGGCaacacattttaatgaaagattataaactttattttactttaaaatcatattaacattcattttgtACAAGAGTGCGTGCAGGTGCAAAAGAGGtatgacataaaaaaatgaaaaatacagtacaggGTACAAATACAGGATGTCAATTCAATGCGAAAATAAAACACCAGGGTACAACAAAGGGTACAACAATGCGCCATTTCCTATTTATGGAAGCCTCACTTCTGTGGACAGCTGAGTCCACACTTAAGTTTTTGAATTGGCACAACAATGCTGGAAcaattgaattttaataaaatatacttacaCTACACTACAGCAAGTAGCAACGATACTGACATTTAGATATTCGCTTCTGCTTCGATAAGTTTGCTTAGATATCAGGGATGCAAACATGTATGGTCAAAAAAGAGAGAGGTTATCGAAGCCCTCGCCCCTTGGCAATATCCAGATACTTACATAATTGTGATGAATTTAATCCTTTGTAAGTTATCATTTTGTTAtcatcccatagactccccatgttaaaatgcccaactttacagcagaaaaaaacatgtttacagcctggtgcaaaaaaagatttttgtctatatagctaattttgcccttcatgacaactgtgaagggggtgaatttttttataactcatccgtttaaattatattaagccttaaatttctgcataattaagggcgtggtcacATGAGTGACGGGTGGACTGCTGCTGCTGACAATGctgtcgcgctaggtgggcgtggcttcagcaaccagctcccgcctttttgcccattttcgattatccgggagagtcgtgcggtgacgcgctgccaagatggtgacggcccgctctgcacactttgagcttcaaaaccgatcttgaggagtctatgggtgacgtcatggacactacgtccatatttttatacagtctatggtgcagcctcacgtgtctaaacaaacagcacatgctgtcagtgatttcaaccactagaggccgctctcatactgtttaatgaaaacagagccttctcagccgctccaTCAACGGACGAAAcgcggaaaactatcggcatggatttttgccgataaccgatcgttccagcaatcaactatcggtgccgattaatcggcaaaaccgatacattGGTCGAcctcaaatatatatgtatatgtatgtgtgtatatgtatatgtatatggatatatattgttaaaaatagaAGGACAGAAAACAGAAATGGATAGATTGTGTGAATTAACAGATATGGGTGAGCATTTTAAATTGATGTGCTTTTTGTGTTGAcgctgttatttttaatttagtaatataataatCTGCAGAGAGCCAACACTTTATATTTGTAAGGCTTAAAGGACATCTGCTTCACTCACATAATTGTCTAAATCTgtaaatttgttttgtaaaaattactgagcaataaatgctggaatattcCCATCAGATCACAAGTGAAGACGAGCTTCAAATCATCAGGAAGAGCTGAAATCTGCAAAGACAGGGTTTATTAAAGAGcacagagagaagatgagagatccagaaccctgcaaaATCAAACAGACTGAACATATTCAAGAACTATCAGGTTAGTGGCAATTGTCTGCTTCACACATTTACACCAGGGTTCACTTTTGTCCACATTTCTTTGCTTTTCACGAGTTACTGAAAATGagccatttttacttttatttcaaagTTGAATGAAGAACTGCGTGAAGTTAAGGAGAAAAGTCATAttaaaactggagaaaaacatttGAGTTGCTCTCAAACCAAACAGAATGATTTAAAGGAAAGAAGAGCCAAGAAACCTTtaacctgcactcagtgtggaaagagtttggcAAGCAAACGTAATCTTGAgcttcacatgagagttcacaccggagagaaaccgtacacatgtgatcattgtggaaagagtttcacaataAAAGGACACCTCAAAgaacacatgaacatccacactagaGAGAAAGTGTactcatgtgatcagtgcggcaAAGCATTTTTGTGGGCTTCATACTTGAACACACACCTgagagttcatacaaaggagaaaccacattcatgtaatttgtgtggaaagagtttttcacgtcTACAACATTTGAAagaacatcagaaaatacatactggtgtgagagagtacatgtgctttgagtgtgaaaagacttttacttcAGCTAAACATTTGAAActgcatgagaggatccacactggagagaaaccttacaagtgttcacactgtgaaaagagattcagtgattcatcaagTCGGAAaaaacatgagaggatccacactggagagaaaccatacaaaTATCCAGATTGTGACAAGAAATTCAGTCATTCAACACAACTGAAAAGACATGAAAttatccacactggagagaaaccattcacatgtgatcagtgcgggaagagttttggACTAAAAGGAAACTTTATGgtgcacatgagagttcatactggagagaaaccattcacttgtgatcagtgtggaaagagtttcacacaattATCACATCTTAAGGgccacatgaacatccacactggagaaaaaccataCTCATGTGATTAATgcggaaaaacatttttgtgggctTCAGACGTGAAGAAACACCTGAGAGTTCATACAAAGGAAAAGCCACATTCATGCCATTTGTGTGGAAAGGGTTTTTCATGTCTAAATAATTTGAAAGTgcatcagaaaatacatactggtgtgagagagtacatgtgctttgagtgtgaaaagacttttagtTCAGCAAGCAATCTGAAActgcatgagaggatccacactggagagaaaccttataagtgtgcacactgtgacaagagattcagtgtgtCATCAAGTCAGAAaaaacatgagaggatccacactggagagaaaccatatcactgcactgcatgtggaAAGTGTTTCAATAATTCATCTTCTCTACACAGTCATACAAAAAACTATCACAGTtagtagatcatcttcagatcctGCACTTTTAGGTCTGATGCTGCGACTTCATCAATTGTGACACAATAATGCATCAAGCAGTTAAGTATCATCTGGATAAAGCTGTCCTAACCAGTCATTACAAGTGACATTACAAAGAAACATTATCTAAAGTTTTcacagtgaataaagttcatcttcGTCTTCAAAACCAGCAGATTCAACTGTGAGATTCAGATCAACTTAAAGATGGAGTTCATCTCCAAAGAACAATGTCACAAAGCTGTATTCTTGTAAATCATTTTGCttcatgatataaatatattCGATTTTTCTTATGAGTTTCATGTTATGTTCAATTGCCTTAtaattagggctgcaacaacttATCGATAAAATTGATTATTATCGATTATGAAAATCATGGACAGCAATTCTCATTATTGATTAGTTGGGTCTTCCCACAGTGCCCGTCCAACTTCAGCCGGTTGTGTTAAATTCCATCACTGAATTATGCATTTCTATGGACAAAAAGCATCTAAAATTAGTGGATTAAACAGAATGAGATGCTGTGGGAGAGTTACGTGATCCAAACTGCCCAAAAcaagataattatttattttaagctaaTGCATTAGCGTAATGGCTTGTCTTGTCAGGTGGTTTAACTGATGATGCATGTGCGTCCTCAGTAGGGGGGGGTACAGAGAACCGGTATTTTTCTTGAACCGGTACATAATTGGATTGATACCGGAATACCGATAAGCTTCGGGACAAGCGATACTGTTATCAATACTTCCGTTGTTTTGTCTCCATATACTTCAATGTGCAatattaattatgcatatatttattctgTTATAAAAGAGAATTGTGAGATT
Protein-coding regions in this window:
- the LOC109056605 gene encoding zinc finger protein 665-like: MRVHTGEKPYTCDHCGKSFTIKGHLKEHMNIHTREKVYSCDQCGKAFLWASYLNTHLRVHTKEKPHSCNLCGKSFSRLQHLKEHQKIHTGVREYMCFECEKTFTSAKHLKLHERIHTGEKPYKCSHCEKRFSDSSSRKKHERIHTGEKPYKYPDCDKKFSHSTQLKRHEIIHTGEKPFTCDQCGKSFGLKGNFMVHMRVHTGEKPFTCDQCGKSFTQLSHLKGHMNIHTGEKPYSCD